A genomic stretch from Echeneis naucrates chromosome 6, fEcheNa1.1, whole genome shotgun sequence includes:
- the LOC115044812 gene encoding zinc-binding protein A33 has protein sequence MYQNHTKVTNNNCNRNLLCDYKQKLVQAIKRIKHEVDECREAERETYVESVEVEDSFDELEREIRAEFQNLHRFLDEEECKDLERLRRERQKQLKQLKEREKKIAAQGRDLERAITVLNSKLAEEDSPKLLKEIQDLTKRSHVSFVPPAEVDTEVRSGQFVGPIQYRIWKHMKSCLYPNIASLTFDPETAHPNLSLSQSCTAVWFDEDKDTKDIQPNPGRFHYYYCVLGHQGFTTGRHYWEVEVGHKTAWRLGVTREDVPRGEMAATGSSNGFWTLALKGGAILASTDPKPSKVKVSVHLVRIGVFLDCEKEEVSFYNAVTMAPIYTFTMGTVLVPLFPFYNPCDTDDGKNTAPIKMFTPSM, from the exons ATGTACCAAAACCACACCAAAGTCACCAACAACAACTGCAATAGAAATCTTCTCTGTGATTACAAG cAAAAGCTTGTCCAGGCTATTAAAAGAATCAAGCATGAGGTAGATGAATGCAGAGAAGCAGAGCGAGAGACGTACGTAGAGTCAGTGGAAGTAGAG GACAGTTTTGATGAACTGGAACGAGAAATCAGAGCTGAGTTTCAGAACCTCCATCGTTTCTTGGATGAGGAGGAGTGCAAGGACCTGGAGCGACTGAGGAGGGAGCGACAGAAGCAActgaagcagctgaaggagagagagaagaaaattgCAGCACAAGGGAGAGACCTGGAGAGAGCAATCACAGTGCTTAACAGCAAATTGGCTGAGGAAGATAGTCCTAAGCTCCTCAAA GAAATTCAAGATCTTACAAAAAG GTCTCACGTTAGCTTTGTTCCTCCGGCAGAGGTGGACACTGAGGTACGCTCTGGCCAATTTGTGGGGCCCATCCAGTACAGGATATGGAAACATATGAAAAGCTGCCTCTACCCAA ATATTGCGtcattgacctttgaccctgagaCAGCCCACCCAAATCTGTCGCTATCCCAGTCTTGCACCGCGGTTTGGTTTGATGAGGATAAAGATACAAAGGATATCCAGCCCAACCCAGGTCGGTTTCACTACTACTACTGTGTGTTGGGTCACCAGGGCTTCACCACGGGGCGACACtactgggaggtggaggtgggtcATAAAACAGCGTGGAGGTTGGGTGTGACACGGGAAGATGTTCCCAGAGGGGAGATGGCTGCTACAGGCAGTTCCAACGGCTTCTGGACCCTGGCCCTGAAGGGTGGAGCCATCCTGGCCTCCACTGACCCGAAACCCAGTAAAGTCAAGGTCTCTGTCCACCTTGTCCGCATCGGCGTCTTCTTAGACTGTGAAAAGGAGGAGGTGTCCTTCTATAATGCTGTTACCATGGCACCAATTTACACCTTCACCATGGGAACAGTCTTAGTTCCTCTGTTCCCCTTCTACAACCCGTGTGACACAGATGATGGGAAGAACACAGCACCAATCAAGATGTTTACCCCCTCAATGTAA
- the ino80e gene encoding INO80 complex subunit E produces the protein MSNRQTQTRDMNGQADVEVDYKRKYKNLKRKLKFLVYEQECFQEELRRAQRKLLKVSRDKSFLLDRLLQYERIDEDSSDSDATVSSENSETEGPRERERERDGAKKRRSSPGACLPSSSSPHLSLLSRPGVHPLQSSGSGPYLHTMPFPPEYLAPPAERMKKERKTKTPKNKKETTGKVVAPMAANYPSAPAAPSAASGPFSWVPRQMLSGDAAEEEGESDGDSDRGDEDRGEGDEAELVIDIPNE, from the exons ATGTCGAACAGACAGACTCAAACCAGAG ACATGAACGGGCAAGCTGACGTCGAAGTTGACTACAAGCGGAAATACAAAAATCTGAAGAGAAAGTTAAAGTTTCTTGTCTAT GAGCAGGAGTGTTTTCAGGAGGAGCTGAGAAGGGCACAGAGAAAGCTGCTCAAAGTGTCCAGGGACAAAAG CTTCCTTCTGGACAGACTGTTGCAGTATGAGAGGATAGATGAAGACTCCTCGG ACTCAGATGCAACTGTTTCTTCAGAAAATAGTGAAACAGAAGGTCccagggaaagagaaagagaacgTGATGGAGCAAAGAA GCGAAGAAGCAGTCCTGGGGCATGTCTCCCTTCATCATCTTCGCCTCATCTCTCCCTGCTGTCCCGTCCTGGTGTTCATCCCCTGCAGTCATCAGGCTCTGGACCCTATCTTCACACC ATGCCCTTCCCACCAGAGTATTTGGCTCCCCCAGCTGAAAgaatgaagaaagagagaaaaacaaagacgccaaaaaacaagaaagagacTACAGGGaag GTTGTTGCCCCAATGGCAGCTAATTACCCATCAGCCCCTGCAGCCCCTTCAGCAGCCAGTGGCCCCTTCAGCTGGGTTCCCAGACAGATGCTTAGTGGAGatgcagctgaggaggagggggagagtgATGGAGACAGTGACAGGGGAGATgaggacagaggggagggagatGAGGCTGAACTAGTTATCGACATCCCTAATGAGTGA
- the LOC115044775 gene encoding uncharacterized protein LOC115044775 isoform X2, producing MPCPAAVSAAAAAFWLLAVLGPGLSLPAEHSSESDFTLCSHCFYRQTPPQGASAGPLLRPLCHRLPRGQAFATLTKPSCDTAVYSAFHLSHGWMEREGVEAEELVTEEEDGIKVAVPALLRGGRDSPPHLLPTDSPLQHWDVTVTALVLSSISPECNALGGDLYILTGVGGLTAAENGAEECQTGPLWSAVCCTIPQGKGGFSVGLIRETGEEERQVSMKQLEELLGVTEMFSDGCGEADVKTAGAVVGHHSEGNQGNIEEMDADTPGEETGDKDVDSDNGSPDSEKETTLHAQPKEADETTQETSADAVKSGNGVEEQHDVSQSEVVTSESSKSSAHYETVEEEQETDTNSSSVLVYILSTTLSILKAPLRPVVSTVLQLPAQMTYVLQEELGVLASLPGDTYSLLHLLTSDLLSWTGSAAELLLDVGGSCCSGAYYCSSSILGALMSSCHIGATGLGTLAGDTVGVFGDVMNNTWCVTKFFGGRLWELSKGYVGTIMSEMGGQAQAVGGGFGKLAWRGGSGVGNVFWQGGGLIVTMVDMLTGAMREGYGQESE from the exons ATGCcttgtcctgctgctgtcagtgcagCTGCTGCGGCGTTCTGGCTCCTGGCAGTGCTGGGCCCGGGCCTGTCTCTTCCAGCTGAGCACAGCTCAGAGTCAGACTTCACCCTCTGCAGTCACTGCTTCTACAGACAGACGCCTCCTCAGGGAGCCTCTGCAGGGCCACTGCTGCGCCCACTCTGCCACAGACTACCCAGGGGACAGGCGTTTGCCACTCTGACCAAACCGAGCTGTGACACAGCTGTCTACTCTGCTTTCCATCTTAgccatggatggatggagagagagggagtggagGCAGAAGAGCTTGTG ACGGAGGAAGAAGATGGCATCAAAGTAGCAGTACCAGCTCTCCTCAGAGGAGGCAGGGATTCACCTCCTCATCTTTTGCCCACTGACTCCCCTCTTCAACACTGGGACGTAACAGTCACAGCGCTGGTTCTGTCAAGCATCAGTCCTGAGTGCAACGCTTTAGGGGGGGACCTTTACATCCTGACTGGGGTGGGGGGTCTCACAGCGGCTGAGAATGGAGCTGAGGAGTGCCAGACTGGACCACTGTGGTCAGCGGTGTGCTGCACCATCCCACAGGGGAAGGGGGGCTTCAGTGTGGGATTAAtcagagagacaggagaagaggaaaggCAGGTCAGCATGAAGCAACTGGAGGAGTTGTTAGGAGTGACAGAAATGTTCTCTGACGGCTGTGGAGAAGCAGATGTGAAGACTGCTGGAGCTGTGGTGGGCCATCACAGTGAGGGCAACCAAGGAAATATAGAAGAGATGGATGCAGATACTCCTGGAGAAGAGACGGGCGATAAAGATGTGGATTCAGACAATGGCAGTCCAGACAGCGAAAAGGAGACAACGCTGCATGCTCAACCAAAGGAGGCTGATGAAACCACGCAGGAAACTTCAGCAGATGCAGTGAAATCAGGGAATGGCGTTGAAGAACAACATGACGTGAGCCAGTCAGAAGTGGTCACATCAGAGTCTTCTAAGTCTTCAGCACACTATGAGACGGtggaagaagaacaagaaacagacacaaactccAGCAGTGTTTTGGTCTATATCCTCTCCACCACCTTGTCCATCCTTAAAGCTCCGCTACGCCCTGTTGTCTCAACTGTCCTGCAGCTACCTGCACAG ATGACCTATGTTCTTCAGGAAGAACTTGGAGTTCTTGCTTCCCTGCCTGGTGACACCTactccctcctccacctcttgaCTTCTGACCTCTTGTCCTGGACGGGCTCAGCTGCAGAACTGCTGCTGGATGTTGGGGGAAGCTGCTGCTCCGGTGCTTACTACTGCAGCTCCTCCATCCTGGGAGCCCTGATGAGCAGCTGCCACATTGGGGCCACTGGCTTGGGAACCCTGGCTGGTGATACAGTGGGGGTTTTTGGTGATGTCATGAATAATACTTGGTGTGTGACCAAGTTTTTTGGAGGGCGGCTATGGGAGCTAAGCAAGGGTTATGTAGGAACGATAATGTCAGAGATGGGGGGTCAGGCACAAGCTGTAGGTGGAGGGTTTGGGAAGCTGGCATGGAGAGGTGGAAGTGGTGTGGGCAATGTGTTCTGGCAGGGAGGGGGTTTAATTGTGACGATGGTGGATATGCTTACGGGTGCAATGAGAGAGGGATATGGACAGGAATCAGagtga
- the LOC115044775 gene encoding uncharacterized protein LOC115044775 isoform X1 — protein sequence MRQRGGFAELTTTMPCPAAVSAAAAAFWLLAVLGPGLSLPAEHSSESDFTLCSHCFYRQTPPQGASAGPLLRPLCHRLPRGQAFATLTKPSCDTAVYSAFHLSHGWMEREGVEAEELVTEEEDGIKVAVPALLRGGRDSPPHLLPTDSPLQHWDVTVTALVLSSISPECNALGGDLYILTGVGGLTAAENGAEECQTGPLWSAVCCTIPQGKGGFSVGLIRETGEEERQVSMKQLEELLGVTEMFSDGCGEADVKTAGAVVGHHSEGNQGNIEEMDADTPGEETGDKDVDSDNGSPDSEKETTLHAQPKEADETTQETSADAVKSGNGVEEQHDVSQSEVVTSESSKSSAHYETVEEEQETDTNSSSVLVYILSTTLSILKAPLRPVVSTVLQLPAQMTYVLQEELGVLASLPGDTYSLLHLLTSDLLSWTGSAAELLLDVGGSCCSGAYYCSSSILGALMSSCHIGATGLGTLAGDTVGVFGDVMNNTWCVTKFFGGRLWELSKGYVGTIMSEMGGQAQAVGGGFGKLAWRGGSGVGNVFWQGGGLIVTMVDMLTGAMREGYGQESE from the exons atgagacaGAGGGGGGGATTTGCTGAGCTCACCACCACCATGCcttgtcctgctgctgtcagtgcagCTGCTGCGGCGTTCTGGCTCCTGGCAGTGCTGGGCCCGGGCCTGTCTCTTCCAGCTGAGCACAGCTCAGAGTCAGACTTCACCCTCTGCAGTCACTGCTTCTACAGACAGACGCCTCCTCAGGGAGCCTCTGCAGGGCCACTGCTGCGCCCACTCTGCCACAGACTACCCAGGGGACAGGCGTTTGCCACTCTGACCAAACCGAGCTGTGACACAGCTGTCTACTCTGCTTTCCATCTTAgccatggatggatggagagagagggagtggagGCAGAAGAGCTTGTG ACGGAGGAAGAAGATGGCATCAAAGTAGCAGTACCAGCTCTCCTCAGAGGAGGCAGGGATTCACCTCCTCATCTTTTGCCCACTGACTCCCCTCTTCAACACTGGGACGTAACAGTCACAGCGCTGGTTCTGTCAAGCATCAGTCCTGAGTGCAACGCTTTAGGGGGGGACCTTTACATCCTGACTGGGGTGGGGGGTCTCACAGCGGCTGAGAATGGAGCTGAGGAGTGCCAGACTGGACCACTGTGGTCAGCGGTGTGCTGCACCATCCCACAGGGGAAGGGGGGCTTCAGTGTGGGATTAAtcagagagacaggagaagaggaaaggCAGGTCAGCATGAAGCAACTGGAGGAGTTGTTAGGAGTGACAGAAATGTTCTCTGACGGCTGTGGAGAAGCAGATGTGAAGACTGCTGGAGCTGTGGTGGGCCATCACAGTGAGGGCAACCAAGGAAATATAGAAGAGATGGATGCAGATACTCCTGGAGAAGAGACGGGCGATAAAGATGTGGATTCAGACAATGGCAGTCCAGACAGCGAAAAGGAGACAACGCTGCATGCTCAACCAAAGGAGGCTGATGAAACCACGCAGGAAACTTCAGCAGATGCAGTGAAATCAGGGAATGGCGTTGAAGAACAACATGACGTGAGCCAGTCAGAAGTGGTCACATCAGAGTCTTCTAAGTCTTCAGCACACTATGAGACGGtggaagaagaacaagaaacagacacaaactccAGCAGTGTTTTGGTCTATATCCTCTCCACCACCTTGTCCATCCTTAAAGCTCCGCTACGCCCTGTTGTCTCAACTGTCCTGCAGCTACCTGCACAG ATGACCTATGTTCTTCAGGAAGAACTTGGAGTTCTTGCTTCCCTGCCTGGTGACACCTactccctcctccacctcttgaCTTCTGACCTCTTGTCCTGGACGGGCTCAGCTGCAGAACTGCTGCTGGATGTTGGGGGAAGCTGCTGCTCCGGTGCTTACTACTGCAGCTCCTCCATCCTGGGAGCCCTGATGAGCAGCTGCCACATTGGGGCCACTGGCTTGGGAACCCTGGCTGGTGATACAGTGGGGGTTTTTGGTGATGTCATGAATAATACTTGGTGTGTGACCAAGTTTTTTGGAGGGCGGCTATGGGAGCTAAGCAAGGGTTATGTAGGAACGATAATGTCAGAGATGGGGGGTCAGGCACAAGCTGTAGGTGGAGGGTTTGGGAAGCTGGCATGGAGAGGTGGAAGTGGTGTGGGCAATGTGTTCTGGCAGGGAGGGGGTTTAATTGTGACGATGGTGGATATGCTTACGGGTGCAATGAGAGAGGGATATGGACAGGAATCAGagtga
- the LOC115044766 gene encoding uncharacterized protein LOC115044766, which yields MGTVGVITLSFLVAVVFSAPINVEEDSMTLFHGEDFHILLPAPGLEVTFQNRSAQRSPDVVLMRGGVVVNNKTKLNRQLSHLIIDAVGEEHEGVYMVKNPEKPEDVRRITLTVRDCSNEQIIKYGDNYHIQLSGVIPPITLEYKPSAVEANQTSRPALVLLTRTGLSRDGYQGRISVSKQQVTLSTVTGADEGSYTVRDAEGVIQRKVCLNVKEHQNFVTLPYGKKLKVNLILNASLVQVYYTFKDDATPHLLLDKGEFTSAKETLGFQDRLSLEGSVIVLDQATGRDEGQFKIIDFLGFTVSTVHLSVQPYKLESLYVAIIALLGLLVFLLLVCLLSCLIKVKKRAKRAAALEKIAQNAGKEDEGEAFREVVKNITKLSEESKHSQGDNTEKSQSTEVDIKGLEVSSKEVGVGNLETSDSGVGFNTALPLDTDTDVADQIPDSEAVSISLAPEIKPSPPSAAEAKPSAPPATEIKPSPVAETQASPTPETKKTPNQPVEAKLEVPKPEDIKLSPAPSPEAKRGLSPADPKPATSPSPETKPASPKAPTPEVKRALTPTPEPPKPATPEPIINGTPEPGPDSKPSPDHADVIGGSGPRAAPPKTPEVELKSGDIVIEASKDGTVAEDSTTT from the exons ATGGGGACAGTGGGTGTGATCACGCTCAGCTTCCTGGTCGCCGTAG TTTTTTCTGCCCCTATAAATG TGGAAGAGGACTCTATGACTCTGTTTCATGGGGAGGACTTTCACATCTTGCTGCCTGCACCTGGGTTGGAGGTCACGTTTCAGAACAGGTCTGCTCAGAGATCGCCTGATGTGGTCCTGATGCGAGGTGGTGTTGTGGTCAACAACAAGACCAAACTCAACCGCCAACTCAGCCACCTTATTATAGATGCTGTGGGTGAAGAGCACGAGGGTGTGTACATGGTGAAGAACCCAGAAAAGCCGGAGGACGTGAGGCGCATCACCCTTACAGTCAGAG ATTGCTCAAACGAGCAGATCATTAAATATGGAGACAACTACCATATTCAGCTGTCAGGGGTTATTCCTCCCATCACCCTGGAGTACAAGCCCAGTGCTGTGGAGGCCAACCAGACTTCCAG ACCAGCTCTGGTGCTGCTGACCCGTACGGGGTTGTCCAGAGATGGCTATCAGGGTCGTATCAGTGTCAGCAAACAGCAAGTCACCCTCAGCACTGTCACGGGTGCTGATGAGGGTAGCTACACTGTCAGAGATGCTGAGGGTGTTATCCAAAGAAAAGTGTGTCTCAATGTCAAAG AGCACCAAAACTTTGTGACCTTGCCATACGGCAAAAAACTAAAGGTCAACCTGATTCTCAACGCCTCCCTCGTCCAGGTCTACTACACCTTTAAAGATGACGCCACACCCCATCTGTTGCTGGACAAGGGAGAATTCACAAGT GCTAAAGAGACTCTGGGTTTCCAAGACCGTCTCTCTTTGGAGGGTTCCGTTATCGTTCTCGATCAGGCCACGGGTAGAGATGAAGGCCAGTTCAAAATCATTGACTTCCTGGGATTCACTGTGTCCACCGTCCACCTGAGTGTCCAAC CCTACAAGCTGGAGTCACTGTATGTGGCCATCATTGCTCTTTTGGGGCTGCTGGTTTTCCTCCTGCTAGTCTGCCTGCTGTCCTGTCTGATCAAAGTGAAGAAGAGGGCAAAGAGGGCTGCTGCCCTGGAGAAGATTGCCCAAAATGCTGGCAAAGAGGACGAAGGAGAGGCCTTCAGAGAG GTGGTGAAAAACATCACCAAACTCAGTGAGGAATCCAAGCATTCCCAGGgtgacaacacagagaaatcTCAGAGCACTGAGGTTGACATTAAA GGTCTGGAGGTTTCCTCTAAAGAGGTTGGAGTTGGCAACCTAGAGACCAGCGACTCCGGTGTTGGCTTTAACACCGCCCTCCCACTGGACACTGACACTGATGTTGCCGATCAAATCCCAGACTCTGAGGCTGTAAGTATCTCTCTTGCCCCTGAAATCAAACCAAGTCCACCGTCTGCTGCTGAGGCGAAGCCAAGTGCTCCACCAGCTACGGAAATTAAGCCCAGTCCAGTCGCTGAAACTCAAGCCAGCCCAACACCTGAGACCAAGAAAACCCCTAATCAGCCTGTGGAAGCAAAGTTGGAGGTACCCAAGCCAGAGGATATTAAGCTTAGTCCAGCCCCGAGCCCTGAAGCCAAGCGTGGTCTGAGTCCAGCTGATCCAAAGCCTGCAACCAGCCCAAGCCCAGAGACTAAGCCAGCTTCTCCCAAAGCCCCAACACCGGAGGTAAAGCGTGCCCTCACTCCCACACCGGAGCCCCCAAAACCAGCCACACCCGAACCAATCATCAACGGTACACCTGAACCAGGTCCTGATTCCAAACCAAGCCCAGATCATGCTGATGTTATTGGAGGCTCAGGCCCAAGAGCAGCCCCACCTAAAACCCCTGAAGTGGAGCTTAAATCTGGTGATATCGTAATAGAGGCCAGCAAAGATGGCACTGTGGCTGAGGATTCAACCACAACCTGA